AACAACAGTAAAAGTACTAAGTTTATTCCCCCTgtaacacaatttaaaaaaaaagatttgacaGCAAGCTCCCGACCAAGATCTTGAATTTAACTTATTTCCATCGAAGGAGAATCTGTGTATGCTCGCTCTAATAGTTGCATTCATCATGTTGCATTTCTTCCACCTATAATTTTTGTTCGAACCATTTAAATACtatcatattattatttttttcttttttgatgaaaatgattttataaatccaaaatattgacaaagatTGTCCTTTAAcacaagtaaaaataatgtagaacttctatttcatcaaatagaAGGCTTATTTTGAATGTTTCAGGGTATCAGGTGTCACTGTTTTGTAATGAGTTTGAACGTGTTTTCCGTACAGAAAATCTGATTAAATGCGATGATTACGTTTATCAgtatgtataaatatacatttagaaAAGGCTGGTCACATTTATAAAGTTAAGCTTGTCTTTTAACTGATGTCACAAGAATCATATACgaattgttatttgtttcaGGAATTCTAACCATGGCAACATCCATTACATTTAAATGCGGCGTGTGTGATTCTCAGCATATCACAAAAGATGCAGAACATTGGTGCCCTGACTGTGAGGAAGGTTTTTGTTCTAACTGTCTTATTTTTCACAATTCGTCCAAGCTTTTACGAGGCCATGGTGTTATCTccatagaaaattataaaaaattaccaCAGTACATAACAAGTATACGTCAGCACTGTCCAGACCATGATAGAAAGTATCAGAACTATTGTCAAATCCATGAGGTCCCATGTTGTCCATTCTGTATATCAACAAGCCATAGCGAATGTAAAGGATTACAAGTCTTGGAAGAAGTCGTGAAGACATCGGAATTGTCCAGTCATTTCGAAGACATGAAACTGACTTTAAGAGATCTAGAGAATAACATTGATAGGATAAAGATTGACCGCGAGGAAAATCTGAAAAGTATTCTTGAACAGGGAAACAAAGTCAAGAGTGAAATCAAACAGGTACGCCAACAAATAAATGCACACCTCGATAAACTTGAAGGGCTAGCACTTGCAAATTTAAAATCTACTGAAGATAAAGTCAAAAGCCAAATTGAAACTATATTAAGTAAACTCTCCCACAGCAGTAGAGAAATCAAAGATGCAGAGAATATTATTTCAGCAATGACGGACTTTGCCTCAGATTTACACAGATTTCTTGGGAGGAAACAGATTGAAGCAGAAGTATCAAAGTCAGAGAGGTCCGTCACTTCCTTAGTGGAAGATGGAAGTCTGCAACAAGTTACTCTGAACTGTAGTATTAATAGTAATGTTACTGAAATTTTATCCTCTATTTCCTCTTTTTGTACAATATCAACTGAATTAAATAATCCAAGTATTATtctaaagaaagaaaaagaaaagcagGCTCAGATCATGAGATTTCAACCTACAGCTCACAATTTTTACTTTACCGGAGGGAAAACAGCCTACCATTATAACGGGGTGTACAATAAACCAGTCAGGAAAAATGGTATTTGCGGATTATACTTTCAACCAGCGACTTATTATTC
Above is a window of Mytilus trossulus isolate FHL-02 chromosome 4, PNRI_Mtr1.1.1.hap1, whole genome shotgun sequence DNA encoding:
- the LOC134716817 gene encoding E3 ubiquitin-protein ligase TRIM71-like translates to MATSITFKCGVCDSQHITKDAEHWCPDCEEGFCSNCLIFHNSSKLLRGHGVISIENYKKLPQYITSIRQHCPDHDRKYQNYCQIHEVPCCPFCISTSHSECKGLQVLEEVVKTSELSSHFEDMKLTLRDLENNIDRIKIDREENLKSILEQGNKVKSEIKQVRQQINAHLDKLEGLALANLKSTEDKVKSQIETILSKLSHSSREIKDAENIISAMTDFASDLHRFLGRKQIEAEVSKSERSVTSLVEDGSLQQVTLNCSINSNVTEILSSISSFCTISTELNNPSIILKKEKEKQAQIMRFQPTAHNFYFTGGKTAYHYNGVYNKPVRKNGICGLYFQPATYYSEC